The Lathyrus oleraceus cultivar Zhongwan6 chromosome 5, CAAS_Psat_ZW6_1.0, whole genome shotgun sequence genome includes the window AACTTACAAGCATAACAGGATAAAGAGAAACTAATTCATTACCAAGCGCATCATATGATCGAGGAAGTAGTCTACCCCTAACATCCAAAAGGTTTGGAGCATAGTTCGTAAGCAAGCCTGCTAATTGTGCTCTTACAGCAACAATCAAAGAAAGTAAATTGAATAAAGTCTTCCAACTTGCAATCTCTAAAATTGTTAACAATGCAAATTATATAATTGAAGGATTTACATAGAAGGATCAGTCTCCTATCGAAAAGATGATACTAACCTGTTGTCATCATAAAACTCGGTCAAATTTTGGATCTCCACATACTCGAGGCCAGCTTCCCTTGCCAGTCTGTTTTATGAAGCAATTTGACACATGAGATCTATTTTACAAGTCATGATTGAATATATGAACCTAAAAGGTACAGGCAGACACCCATTCCTTCCATGTTTAAGTTTTACCTTCCATATCTAACAAAGTCAATGTCAAATCTAAGCAAAATCAAGCATTTTCATTTTAAATCAGACTTGTTAGGTAATTGTTACACCATAGTGGAATTTATACAGTGCCTTGGCACAAACCCAGAGAACTCTAAGTTGCCAATCTTGAGTTTCTAAAATAAGGATACCTGATTAAACTTGGAAAATGAACCAGGCAATGGGTTTCCGCAGAGACATCATTAGCAAACTTCAGCTGATATTTCTTTCCAAATAATGGAAACCTGGAAATCGTTATGTAGATTCAAATGAATGACAATAAACTGTAACTGAAAGCAAAGTATAAGCAACATGCAGTTAATACATTATGGAGATGTGTACTTTTCTTCTTCAACTTCAAAAGTAATTGTGTAATTCTCTGTCCGGATGCAGATGGGAACAATGTTTGCCTTCATGCTGCTGCCTTTGTTGTGATAGGATTCAACATTCTTCTGATACTTGGCCCTAGATGTAGACAATGTTAATATCAGCCGGTGTATCTGTGAATAAGTATCTCATGCAGCTTTATATGAATTAAAGGAGAGTAAATACTCATTTGGTCCCTGAAGTTATATGACCATATCAATCTAGTCTTCAAAATGACCTCTAGAATCTTGAAATGTTGAATCAGGTTCGCCCATATGTCTAGGTTTGATATTAAATTCATCCTTGAGATTATTCGCTTAGTCTCAAATGCATCCCCGGCATTACCTTTTTTTATAAACTGAGGGGGACGGCATGATCAACTTAATATATCATTATAGTCCCAACAAATACCTACGGATGGAAGAATTGGACTAAAGTTTTGTAATTTTAGGGATTATTTTGGAATATTGTTGTTAGGACCCCATATGAGAAATGCAGGTCAAATAAGCTTTAGCATGGTTGCAACTCCCTAGCCCAGTACCCAACGGGTTTGTGCTAGAACTAGAAGGAATGGGAAATACCGGAGTGGGTGTATTGGGATTATTCGCATGACAGAAAGTGAGAGAGAAGTTAAACAGTGTAGTGGGAGTCAGTTATATAGGGACTAAGGAAGAGAGGAAGGCATCTTTTGGGAAACAATTTGTTAGTTATGGACAGAGAATAATATTACTCTCTAGGAGCTTGGCTTTGTGGGCTATTCATCTTTTTGCAGCTATCTTTCACATTGAGAAATAATACACtccatttttttttattattgaaCTATTTTTCTTCTAATTGTTGCTGCTGTAATCCGGGTTTGTAGTAATCGTTAATGTAGGTGATTAGATTAATAATACAGTCTAATAGGAGTACTGACTAAGATGGATGGAGAATAACTCTTTACAGAAAGATAAATGGAAGATACTCTTGACTAAGATGGATGGAGAATAACTCCTTACAGAACCATAAATGGAAGATACTCACAAAATGTATGGGTTTAGCCTAACTTATCCCTACAAAACAGGTTTATAAGGTTGGAATTGCCCCCACTTATAAGCACGACACATGCCATATCTCTAAACAATGTGGGACTAAGTTCACCCCTTTAAACCCAACACAATGAAGGTGTGTTGGAGAATGCAATGAAGGCAAACCAAATGCCGCAGTTTAGGCGACTAGGGCGGACCGCAATGAAGGTAGAAATTCCAACAGACCCACCCCCTCACGCTCGAGTCTCAATGAACCTGAAGAGTGGACGATGCGAGAAGCCAAACAAGTGATATAGGATAGATAGGTTCTGATACCATCTCAGAATTTGGGTTAGGTttaactcatccctacaaaactAATTTGTAAGATGAGGATCGCCTCCCACTTATAAACACAACACAAGTCATATCTTTAAGCAACGTGGGACTAAATTCACCCCTTCAAACCCAACACAATGAAGGTGTTGGAGACCGCAATGAAGGCAAACCAAATGCTACAATTTAGGCGACTAGGGGCGGACTACAATGATGGTAGAAATTCCAACAGATACTACTACTATTCTCAAGAGAGAATATTCCTACTGATAGCAAGCATGACACTCACTATTCAGCCACCAATTTTCACCTCAATACCAGCCTGCTTCACACCATATGTGAGATCTCCCTTTATTCCTTCCTGCATGTGCTCACTGATTTCCTCAATCCCTTCCTCCACTCTCTGACTGCCACCTAAGCAATTAGTTATTTCCCACCCCATTTCCACTCCCACCTCATCATTCCTCCTTTCAATCCTTACTAATTGTTTCCCCACGTGCATTCCCTCCTTCCTCCCTATTTCCCTTTTTACCCCTCCTCCTATACACATGTGCTAGAGTCCTATCACACAGTCCTACAATTTAAGGAACCAAATTAGATATTTACTCAATTTATGAAAAAACAATAATGAAGACAAAGGTAATACAGCTCAGCTGCAAAAGTGATGAATGAGATCTATATGTATAAAATAGATATAAAAAACTACAAGCACTGGGGAAATTGTTTAAACACGAGATCATCATCCTCTAATTTCGGACATCATTTTATGTGGATTTCATCTGAAACCACTGGACAGAAATAAATCTCATTATTATAATAAAAGTACGAAAGAAGTGAAATAAACTAAGCATCCAGACTAAAGAGAAAATGAGTGCACCTTAGAGTCATTCACTAGCTGAAAACTCTAAATCTAAGCCGAGGATCAATCCGGAGACCCAGTTTGTCACTACTTGAACTTGAACATTATAATGTTCAAATAAAAGAAGACTGAGAAATTTAGGACACGGTCGTACGAAGACAAAGACATAGCTCAAAGATCACCCAAAAAATGAATAAAAGAAATCTCACTGTGAAAAGTAGGTCTTCTAATACAGCATCTACCCAAATCCAGTGGAAAATAAAGCCAAACAACGCAAACAAGAGGATTTTATCCAATTAGATGTCAAGTCAACGAATGTACATGCACTTCTTTTAGCTTCCCCGGACACTGTTTTGCAGAATAATGGAAACATTTTTGGTTGCTGTAACGATCTTAAAGCAAAAGAATCCAAGGAAATTAAAATAACTGGAAGCAAAGCTACAGAAAGTGATTGAAGTGGTTCATTCAAAATCGAGTGCATAATGATACTTTTATTCCATGTAAGTGGTGCCAAATGGGCAAGACTTACACCAAATCTACAAAAATTTATTTGGACACCATATGTCATGAATTTATTCCACCAATGGGGAACACAAAAAAATAGAGAGCATGCAACTAAACGGGGGAATAATAGATCTTTAACAATTAAGTCCCATACCATATGGTAGATGAGTCAGGAGTAATACCGAGAAAATATCCCCCCGGTTTCAGTAGAAATGAAACGTTTTGAAGAAGTATCCGCGCTTTCTCTTCAGTTTCAAAACACAACTGCATTAGAGATGTTAATCAGAAGATGACCATAAAGCAAATCATGTTGAACGAATCAAGAGAGAAAACAACGCGTCGGAAGTGATAGTAGTGACTGCAAAAAAAAACTATAATATCTCAAAAGGACTTGAGACACTACCTATCAGCATATGCTCTATCATCTTTCTTTAAGAACAAAAAACAAAGAATTAGAAAATAATACTCCATGGAAGTTACTCCATTTTCAAAGGCAAAAGGTAAAAGATGATTCAAAACATTATTAAAAAGTAAATATAAGACCTGCAAATGCTGCAAACAGCAGACAAAATCAACTGTATTTCTCTTCTCTTCCAAATTCATTTCAAAACTTTCCTGTCAAGAACACAAGAATAATATCAACAATAGATATAATCGCGTTCAATTAATTTGAGGTGGACAGGACAAAAGCAGCAGCAGCACCAAAAAATACATATCTTGCAACAAAAAGTTCAATTTATAAAACCCTAAGTTGGTTATAGCAGCAAGATATGAATAAGAAAATAATAAGATATTGGTGAGTGACTAACCGTGGAAGGATCAAGCTGAAAGAAATCAGCAGTGTAAGATTTGCGGTTACTCTCCCAAGCTTGTCGAATTTGGTCTATCCCGGAGGAAGAAACATCTATTTCAATGCAATgcaacaataacaataacaatcCATTAGTTAACTAATGAATTGAAATTAGAgatgaagaattgaagaaatACATACCAATACCAATGTAATGGCCGATTTGTGCGTCGAGCCATTTATCAGAATCAGCGCCTCCTCCACAATACAAGTCGCACACCTTGAATATTGAAATTGAACGGAAAATGAGAAAGTGAAAAGTTGAAAATGGAATTGAAAGGGGGAAGTGATACGAACCGTGGCGTAGGGGTGAGCGAATATCTTGATAAGAGCCATTTTCGTGAAATCGTAGAGGCGTTGATGGTTTGAATCGATCTTCGCCGCCGATTGAGTAGTCGTCATTTTCTGTTGGAACTTTGATGCAAGTGGCAGATGATTCTGAGAACTAGAAAAAGCAGCCACTGCGTACCCAGCAACGGCTACTCTTCTACTTTACTGCCTCCTTCTGATAAACTCTCTTAGGCGGAAATAAAACAACGAGTTAATTAGGAATAAACTAATCTACTAAATCAATATTATCTCGActtataaaaaatattttatttttatttttattttctttctcaAAATAATTATTTGTTTGGATTATCGATTCAACGAATACGCCTTAATCTTGAATTATGttggaaaaaaaaattaattttgaagTTAATTGAATCAAacttgatgaacaagattcaatATTTTTGATTGAATGCGCCTCTTGTTCTTCATCATTTACTCCGGTGGAATAATCACTCATTGGTTGCAAGATGATTCTACACTACACggaaaatgaaagaaaaaaacAAAGTAAATGAAAGTGAGAGAAAAGAGAAATTATTGGGGAAGAAAATGAATGTATATTATTGTACAAAATTATACTCTAAGTGTTTGATAATGTGTGGTAATCACAATTGTAATTTCAAAATCTACACAATACAAATTTATTCTCACTTAGTTACAAATGAAATAGAGTTTCTCTCTATTTATAGAAGAGATTACTTGCATTCCAAGTAATTACAAAATAACTAACTAAAATAAAACTAAGGTAAGTTAACTATTTCGACATATGTCGACTCCTTCGACAACGACATGTTTCGACTAGCTATATTTGACTTTCTATCAAATATAACAAATACAGAATATGTTTGACATAAAAACCTTTCAACTTCGACACAAAGAATTACATATTTAAgacaccacctaattcattgtgtataagtgtcataccccaaaatttgccctccccttttcACTTTTCATCCAACCTTATACTTAAGATTCATTTGTATTCATTTATCTGCACCATGCATTCATATTAAAACATTCTCACAAACATCATAGAAAAGCTTGTAAATAACAGAATTTGGTTTAATTGACCTTGTGGGATTGCATCTTGATCTTCCATTCATCCTTAAACCCTATTTTGCTTGGCTATTGTCCTTGATAGACTATTTGAACCTtaaaaccctaattgtgggtgTTCATCATGGGTGATTCATCTGTTAATCTTGCTTTGAGCTTAAAACCCTAATCAGGGAAGTTATGATCCTAATGTATGTTGTGGCTTAACTTGTCACCTTGTGCTtattggaaaccctaattcattgggAAAAGATGTTTGGctatcatatcatgcatcatccATCATCTACGTATCTACAAGGTTGATATTTCATCGGATTCAAACATTGTCTAGGCCACTGACTTAGGTCTTTTGGTATTTTCAAATGCACAggtgttagatacccaaaagtgcttatttgagctatcaaatatgggcatctttcactctatttccttgctaaagtgttcgaaaccacctttgttttagatgaattgcaatacaatgataaacgatcttggtacctttgatttgtgtgttattgtgcaggaattaggcatgaaataatagaaaatgaaggcacaagaaagttggcaaagggaccaaatAAAGGATGCActcatcagcttgctcgctaggcgatggctgtggcgaagagctcgctaggcgaggctccAACGAGCATCCAGCGAAcagctccagtattttacagtagcaaacatcaacaaactcgctaggcgagcagccagcgaaggtggtagcgaacacgtccagacttggtcaaaagcgcagccagcactcactcgctaggcgagccattagcgagctcccagcgagcaattccagtagcaaaacctcctaagctcactggagcgaaggatgaagcgtgggcttcgcctagcgaaggttttgttcgcctagcgaacatgccaatttggcaaaggatatttctttgggctcaggtgcctcaggtgcctcattttggggctcgctaggcgagccattctgctcgtctagcgagcatgacagctcagtagcagcactataagtagcaggggctactttttggagccataccttacacctccatacttttgtacttttgagatatttttccagcattgctctagagatactttgtgacctagaaatcatttctcttcatctcttaacaatctttcacaaaaagaaggtggattcccatccaatctcgattattcgactcggatgttgatcaaccttcttccgaaacttgttgaccaagctaccatgaaaatgagtagctaagttcttcattttgtcaaggttagatgtagatgatcattagctttgtgtgtaaatgggatgattttcatttgtaaactctgtaatggtgaatatatggtgaaaactttgttttattgaaaactctttgtgttggtttatgatcgagagatgtttaccaactctttacctaggttttcatccaatcttgtttgttagctagagatagtaatgaatgattttgttcaccataaggttgaaccaaa containing:
- the LOC127082141 gene encoding mRNA cap guanine-N7 methyltransferase 2, with the translated sequence MTTTQSAAKIDSNHQRLYDFTKMALIKIFAHPYATVCDLYCGGGADSDKWLDAQIGHYIGIDVSSSGIDQIRQAWESNRKSYTADFFQLDPSTESFEMNLEEKRNTVDFVCCLQHLQLCFETEEKARILLQNVSFLLKPGGYFLGITPDSSTIWAKYQKNVESYHNKGSSMKANIVPICIRTENYTITFEVEEEKFPLFGKKYQLKFANDVSAETHCLVHFPSLIRLAREAGLEYVEIQNLTEFYDDNRAQLAGLLTNYAPNLLDVRGRLLPRSYDALGLYTTFIFQKPDPEVAPPIASPLLQDVCYNLEEGTIWREDEINGLVLESSIGLGKISEQKGILGPGPAELRYPEAI